TATAGGCTATAAAGCGAAATCACCAACCAATGACTAAATAAGAATGTTGATTTTGGCTTCGGTCCAAATTGTATTGTGTCCGGGTCCGGATCCGCACCGGAGTCCGCCTATTGAGTTCCCCCGCACTACTGCATCCTCTGTATTATCCTTACAACCACACATGAACATCACCGTTGTGACTTCATTTGTTCCATgacctccacacagcccaccACTTCCTTTTCAGAGACTTCCCCTCGCTTATTTAAGGCTGCTGTGGTACAAACTCTCTTCTTTCTGACAGGAAGCCTACTAGACATGGCCCGTCTGGATGTGACTGAGACTGTCCAGGGTGTCTTCTTCCCTGGACACCTGCACACCCAGGACTCCCTGCAGCAGGCCCGGAGCTTTCACTTCCAGGATTCGGACACACTCATCGTCACTTACCCAAAGTCAGGTAAGAAGAGTAAAGCTCACCACtctttcaaaacaaaacaacccaCAACACAGTGGTGCTGCTAGGTTagtcggtctgtgtgtgtgtgtgtgtgtgtctgtgtatctgtctcaCTGAGAATCTATGACAGGCACCACGTGGATGCAGGAAGTGGTTACCCTAGTAAGTAGGCGAGGAGATCCCCAGATGTCCCAGACTGTGCCTAACTGGGAGCGGGCGCCCTGGCTGGAGCAGTACTACAGCAGCCAGGTGCTGGGGGCCTCCCAGGGCCCACGTCTTCTCACCACACACCTGCCATACAGCTTTCTGGGAAACGCGTTGCAGGGCTCCAAAGCCAAGGTCAGTCTCCTGTGAGCTATGCATCTTTatgtttcacatttacatttagtcatttagcagacgctcttatccagagcgacttacagtaagtacagggacattcccccgaggcaagtagggtgaagtgccttgcccaaggacacaacgtcagttggcatgaccgggaatcgaacttgcaaccttcggattactagcccgattccctcaccactcagccacctgactcccatttcagTTTCTGCTCTGGTGATGCTATGGAGACCAAAAGTGCATTTGTAACGTTAGCTGTCAGTTGTACTGGAACTGAAATACAATATGCAGATGGCTTGGGTAATTACTGACCTACAGAACCGTTTTTCAATCAAGTTTATCGCTTAGAGTTTCTTTCAAATGATGATATTTCAGTTCACTACATGACTGATGTGAAGAATTAGGATGAAACTATGCGAAAGGGAGTTTTTGAGAAACAAAAGAGACGGAACCCATTGGTAGTCTGTCAGTTAGTATCTCATGACAGCAATGAGTAACTGTGCAAATTGTCGCTGTCATTTCTTCATTCCTCTTTCAGGTGATCTATGTGAGCAGGAACCCCAAAGATGTAGCAGTCTCTTTCTACCACTTCCACAAGATGGCTAACTTCCTCCCTCAGCCTGGTTCCTTTAAAGACTTCCTGGACAGGTTTCTGGAAGGCACAGGTAAGATGAAATGACTGTCTGCAATTTGTGATGGAAATCTGAGAATCAAGAAACTGAAGAAGTCTCTTACTGCACCCTaatgctgtgaaagtaccaagtcaatgaagtcaGTTTCCAaatacaagttcaagacaaaatacAAAGTATTTATTACATCTATATAAGatgcaggtgtctgatacactcaagctGAGCCTCTCAGAGGACTGGACAAAGAAGACAGGAATGAagggcagttaaatagtatcacaatatgtttttttttactctcacTAAAAACGTCAGGTGGGTAACAATCAACATAGCCTACGCAAGCACAGGGAGAAGCTCCGCATTCAAGGTGCTAGAtaatttttgtttagtttttagaTAGTGCTCCTCACAAATGCTCCTGTTATACATGGAGAAAGCATGCAGCCACCTGCACACAACAGGCTCTTGTTCATATTATCAGAACACAAGGTTACAGCTTTCTCATGAACTAATTAGACAGTCTTATTAATGTAACGATTTCGATCACAAATTACATACAGATCTAGtagatcaaatgtcatgtaaacAATGCCCAACAATGACTTATCTCACGCAAAATGTTTTTACAGTTCACTACGGATCTTGGTTTGATCATGTGAAAGGCTGGACCAGTCAAGTCGACCTTGTGGACAATTTCCTTTTTATCTCCTATGAAGAGATGTGGCTGGTAGGACGACTCATCCAGATCAAACTGCTTCTACTGTTGCCATTAACCACACAATAGCAATAGACAGCATGACACCAATTTACAAAATGCATAAAGTAGTATTGTATTGTGTTAAATTTCCATAGAGTATCAATGGAACACAATGCAAAATACAGTAGAGATATGTTGACATCCTATACATTGATACTACATTGATCAGACATCTCTGACGTGCACTGTGTTCATTATATCATAGCATAGCATATAGGGCCCCTAGTGTCTCTTGTTGTCACTATTTATACCATAACACAATTTTCAAGTAATATTTTTGTGAATTTAAAGAAACTGCACCTTTATTTATTCCCTTAGGACCTGCGAGGGTCCATAGAGAAGGTGAGCACTTTCCTGCAGCGGCCCCTAGAGGACGAGGAGCTGAAACGCTGCCTCTGTCACTGCAGCTTCAGCAGCATGAAGGAGAACCGTATGGTGAACTATACCCTGATCCCTCAGGACATCATGGACCACAGCAAGGGAACCTTCATGAGGAAAGGTAAAGTTGTCTTGTAAAAGGTCCCATTACCTGAATATTTGGTTTttgtccctcccctcccctacccccaacTCTACCATACCCTACCCTACTCTACACTTCCCTCCCCTAACCCTAGACTACCATATcctacccttcttttctctaCCCTACTTCATTCTGCTGTGTATGCCATGTGATTTTGTGAACAGGTCAAATTGGAGACTGGAGAAACACCTTCTCAGAGGAACAGAACTGTCACTTTGACGCGGTTTTCAGCACCAAGATGAAGGACAGTCATCTGAACTTTGTGTGGGAGGGGCCTGTGAAAGAAGGTGTTTCCTTACGAGAGGAGATGTTCTGAGGATGAAAACCCCCTGGAGACAGCAATGCCAGCTGTCCTCCACTCAGCCTACTACCTGGTCTCATGGACATTACGAGGGGAGCCTGATGTAAAACAGCTGAGGGGTT
The window above is part of the Osmerus mordax isolate fOsmMor3 chromosome 13, fOsmMor3.pri, whole genome shotgun sequence genome. Proteins encoded here:
- the sult5a1 gene encoding sulfotransferase family 5A, member 1, producing the protein MARLDVTETVQGVFFPGHLHTQDSLQQARSFHFQDSDTLIVTYPKSGTTWMQEVVTLVSRRGDPQMSQTVPNWERAPWLEQYYSSQVLGASQGPRLLTTHLPYSFLGNALQGSKAKVIYVSRNPKDVAVSFYHFHKMANFLPQPGSFKDFLDRFLEGTVHYGSWFDHVKGWTSQVDLVDNFLFISYEEMWLDLRGSIEKVSTFLQRPLEDEELKRCLCHCSFSSMKENRMVNYTLIPQDIMDHSKGTFMRKGQIGDWRNTFSEEQNCHFDAVFSTKMKDSHLNFVWEGPVKEGVSLREEMF